From bacterium, a single genomic window includes:
- a CDS encoding threonylcarbamoyl-AMP synthase: MGIRLQVHPETPQRRFIERAATTLGAHGVVVAPTDSSYAFAAAPGSRAALERIARIKEMNAEKHLFSLVVPDLSEIARFADVDNAAYRVLRRFLPGPYTFVLKASSEVPRILLTKRKTIGLRVPEHPVAIELARAAGGAMLASTVKMPGEDYALADPDEIEQRTGKLVDLFLDCGWGGVEPSTVVDLSEGEPRVIREGAGDPAPFLS; this comes from the coding sequence ATGGGCATCAGGCTTCAGGTTCACCCGGAAACGCCGCAACGGCGTTTCATCGAGCGCGCGGCGACGACGCTCGGCGCGCACGGCGTGGTCGTCGCGCCCACCGACAGCTCGTACGCCTTCGCCGCGGCCCCCGGCTCGCGCGCCGCGCTCGAGCGGATCGCGCGGATCAAGGAGATGAACGCCGAGAAGCATCTGTTCAGTCTCGTCGTTCCCGACCTCTCGGAGATCGCGCGCTTCGCCGACGTGGACAACGCCGCCTACCGCGTGCTGCGGCGCTTCCTCCCCGGGCCGTACACCTTCGTGCTTAAGGCGTCGTCCGAAGTGCCGCGCATCCTGCTGACCAAGCGGAAGACGATCGGCCTGCGCGTCCCCGAACATCCCGTGGCGATCGAGCTGGCCCGCGCGGCGGGGGGCGCGATGCTCGCCTCGACCGTCAAGATGCCCGGCGAGGACTACGCGCTCGCCGATCCCGACGAAATCGAGCAGCGGACCGGCAAGCTGGTGGACCTGTTCCTCGACTGCGGCTGGGGCGGCGTCGAGCCGTCCACCGTCGTGGATCTCTCGGAGGGCGAACCCCGCGTGATCCGCGAAGGGGCCGGCGATCCCGCCCCGTTCTTGTCCTAG